The following are encoded together in the Synergistes jonesii genome:
- a CDS encoding 1-(5-phosphoribosyl)-5-[(5-phosphoribosylamino)methylideneamino]imidazole-4-carboxamide isomerase has protein sequence MIVFPAVDLYGGRVVRLLRGDYSKMRGYAVDPVEAAKGFRDAGCLQIHIVDLEGAKAGEPKHLDALEKIAALGLFVQYGGGLRSADAVARALNSGAARVMAGSLIFKDMRRAPELAARFGGKIMAAVDVKEGKAAYAGWLKKSALSAREAVERLSSAGFSSFLITQTERDGTMGGTDADFYLPFTVKGRYIAAAGGVTDERDIAALARAGVDAAVIGKSLYEGGITLKAALAAAKSA, from the coding sequence GTGATAGTCTTTCCCGCTGTAGACCTCTACGGGGGCAGGGTAGTGCGCCTCCTGCGGGGCGACTATTCGAAGATGCGCGGATACGCCGTCGACCCCGTGGAGGCGGCGAAGGGCTTCCGTGACGCCGGCTGTTTACAGATTCATATAGTCGACCTCGAAGGGGCGAAAGCGGGAGAGCCGAAGCATCTGGACGCGCTCGAAAAAATCGCCGCGCTCGGCCTCTTCGTGCAATACGGCGGCGGGCTGCGCAGCGCCGACGCGGTCGCGCGCGCGCTGAATTCCGGCGCGGCGCGCGTGATGGCCGGCAGCCTCATATTTAAAGATATGAGGCGCGCGCCGGAGCTGGCTGCGCGCTTCGGCGGCAAAATAATGGCCGCCGTGGATGTAAAAGAAGGAAAAGCCGCTTACGCCGGCTGGCTGAAAAAGAGCGCGCTGAGCGCGCGCGAGGCGGTGGAGCGCCTTTCCTCCGCGGGCTTTTCGTCGTTCCTGATAACGCAGACCGAGCGCGACGGAACGATGGGCGGCACGGACGCCGATTTTTACCTTCCCTTTACTGTTAAGGGCAGGTATATCGCGGCGGCTGGCGGCGTGACGGACGAACGCGATATCGCGGCGCTCGCGCGCGCCGGCGTCGACGCGGCGGTAATAGGAAAAAGCCTTTACGAAGGCGGAATCACGCTGAAAGCCGCTCTTGCCGCGGCAAAAAGCGCTTAG